A single Aggregatilinea lenta DNA region contains:
- a CDS encoding extracellular solute-binding protein, which produces MRRTIKSLGVIALLVATTAGLTVPAFAANVHPATTEGTAQLPAVDLVLWSKESPEFMTAIDMQGAFDEWAAENAPGSTLTIETKDVEEVRTELQTVALAGEGVPDFLWTVADQAGPFVEAGIIQPLDDLFTMDDYLNTVNLNGEIWGIPFSAGNHLMLIYNKSMIDTPPTTVDELIELSQQLKEENADVEGFVPFLFSQEESFWVFPWMQAINPDGVPFVGFAEDGVTPDLDNQSLIDTYQLLYDFKFTDEITASECNYDCLDGFFKDGKAAMTINGDWSLGGDTGMIAALGDDLGLAPFPMFEEGQPAPLIAGTYAMIPTATTGDNLDVVQAFLEWYTTDTDQILKYTVEQGRLPGYLPAFDAPEVAEDALTAESATALSTGVPQPVNVEMRCLFDGVKQEYQAVMNGSETPEDAAANAQSFAEECIAGLE; this is translated from the coding sequence ATGCGTAGAACGATTAAGTCGCTAGGCGTGATCGCTCTTCTTGTGGCGACGACCGCCGGGCTGACCGTGCCCGCGTTCGCTGCCAATGTTCACCCCGCCACGACCGAAGGCACCGCCCAACTTCCGGCGGTCGATCTGGTGCTGTGGTCCAAAGAGTCGCCCGAGTTCATGACCGCCATCGATATGCAGGGCGCGTTTGACGAATGGGCTGCCGAAAATGCTCCTGGCTCGACCCTGACCATCGAGACCAAGGACGTCGAAGAAGTCCGTACCGAACTGCAAACCGTTGCCCTGGCGGGCGAAGGCGTGCCGGACTTTCTGTGGACCGTGGCCGACCAGGCCGGGCCGTTCGTGGAAGCCGGTATCATCCAGCCGCTGGACGACCTGTTCACGATGGACGACTACCTCAACACCGTGAACCTCAACGGCGAGATCTGGGGTATCCCCTTCAGCGCTGGTAACCACCTGATGCTGATCTACAATAAGTCGATGATCGACACCCCGCCCACGACCGTGGACGAACTGATCGAACTCAGCCAGCAGCTCAAGGAAGAAAACGCGGACGTGGAAGGCTTCGTGCCGTTCCTGTTCAGCCAGGAAGAAAGCTTCTGGGTCTTCCCCTGGATGCAGGCGATCAACCCTGACGGCGTGCCGTTTGTGGGCTTCGCGGAAGACGGCGTGACGCCGGATCTGGACAACCAGTCGCTGATCGACACCTACCAACTTCTGTACGACTTCAAGTTCACGGACGAAATTACCGCCAGCGAATGTAACTACGACTGCCTCGACGGCTTCTTCAAGGACGGCAAGGCCGCCATGACCATCAATGGCGACTGGAGCCTGGGTGGTGACACGGGCATGATCGCCGCGCTCGGCGACGACCTCGGCCTCGCGCCCTTCCCGATGTTCGAAGAAGGCCAGCCCGCCCCGCTGATCGCCGGTACGTACGCCATGATCCCGACCGCCACCACGGGCGACAACCTCGACGTGGTCCAGGCGTTCCTGGAATGGTACACCACCGACACCGATCAGATCCTCAAGTACACGGTTGAGCAGGGTCGTCTGCCCGGTTACCTCCCGGCCTTCGACGCGCCCGAAGTGGCGGAAGACGCTCTGACGGCTGAAAGCGCCACCGCTCTGTCGACGGGCGTTCCCCAGCCGGTGAACGTCGAAATGCGCTGCCTGTTCGACGGCGTCAAGCAGGAATATCAGGCCGTGATGAACGGTTCTGAGACGCCCGAAGACGCTGCCGCGAACGCGCAGTCGTTTGCAGAGGAATGTATCGCCGGGCTTGAGTAG
- a CDS encoding M1 family metallopeptidase → MTSTKISALLALAGLGLVLLTACSGTDAGASGLPTLPPTITALPPVTPTDIPVPDAIALPAVNWDDVEPFRAAMRARFTGDVDDFVDANRYYIEASLDFENGVAVVRGAERVRYTNHSADTLNEIVFRLYPNLPALGGRMTIYRAEVNGAPVDPVLTERLTALALPLAEPLEPGESVEMLLQFSATAERGMNASYGQFGYQDEVFSGPEWYPVLSVYREETGWWTERPTPTGDAVFSETGLYETYLTVPKDFVVVMSGSEVESYAVDENRTTYHYVSGPMRDSILVASPNFGKLTEMVDDIAVNVYYWPGGEAAAEAVMTQATDSVRIFNETFGPYPFAEFDVAETFNYTGIEYPGVVVIANGNWVRGNPFLETTVAHETAHQWWYSLVGNNQVDEPWLDESITSYSEYVYAREVYNERRAQEQRESDQDYYNFYRGSGAPDLPLDLPVTSYSDSNYAVIIYVKGPLFYAELENLLGRDKFLAALQLYFERNRYRVVEPKDVLDAFEDATGEDLDAIFYEWVGDFPGLDPSVVEAAASASS, encoded by the coding sequence ATGACGAGTACGAAAATCTCGGCGCTTCTGGCGCTGGCAGGGCTGGGGCTGGTCCTTTTGACCGCGTGCAGCGGCACGGACGCGGGCGCATCGGGCCTGCCGACGCTGCCGCCAACCATCACCGCCCTGCCGCCCGTGACGCCCACCGACATCCCCGTGCCGGACGCCATTGCGCTGCCCGCCGTGAACTGGGACGACGTCGAGCCGTTCCGCGCGGCGATGCGCGCCCGCTTCACGGGCGACGTGGACGACTTCGTGGACGCCAACCGCTACTACATCGAGGCCAGCCTCGACTTCGAGAACGGCGTGGCCGTGGTGCGCGGCGCGGAGCGCGTGCGCTACACCAACCATTCCGCCGACACGCTGAACGAGATCGTATTCCGGCTCTACCCCAACCTGCCCGCGCTGGGGGGACGTATGACTATCTACCGGGCCGAAGTCAACGGCGCGCCGGTCGACCCGGTGCTGACCGAACGCCTGACGGCGCTCGCGCTGCCGCTCGCGGAGCCGCTGGAACCGGGCGAGTCGGTCGAGATGCTGCTCCAGTTCAGCGCCACCGCCGAGCGCGGCATGAACGCCTCATACGGCCAGTTCGGCTATCAGGACGAGGTCTTCTCCGGGCCGGAGTGGTACCCGGTGCTGTCCGTCTACCGCGAGGAGACGGGCTGGTGGACCGAGCGTCCCACGCCGACCGGCGACGCAGTGTTCAGCGAAACGGGCCTGTACGAAACTTACCTGACCGTGCCGAAGGATTTCGTCGTGGTGATGAGCGGCTCCGAGGTGGAGTCGTACGCAGTGGACGAGAACCGCACGACCTACCACTATGTCAGTGGCCCCATGCGCGACTCGATCCTGGTCGCCAGCCCGAACTTCGGCAAGCTGACGGAGATGGTGGACGACATCGCGGTGAACGTCTACTACTGGCCGGGCGGTGAGGCGGCAGCGGAAGCGGTCATGACCCAGGCCACGGACTCCGTGCGGATCTTCAACGAGACCTTCGGGCCGTACCCCTTCGCAGAGTTCGACGTAGCCGAGACGTTCAACTATACCGGTATCGAGTATCCGGGCGTGGTGGTCATTGCCAACGGAAACTGGGTGCGTGGCAATCCATTCCTGGAGACCACCGTCGCGCACGAGACGGCGCACCAGTGGTGGTATAGCCTGGTGGGCAACAATCAGGTGGATGAGCCGTGGCTGGACGAATCGATCACCTCATACTCGGAATACGTCTACGCGCGCGAGGTCTACAACGAGCGCCGCGCCCAGGAACAGCGCGAAAGTGACCAGGACTACTACAACTTCTATCGCGGCTCCGGCGCGCCCGACCTGCCGCTGGACCTACCGGTCACGTCCTACTCGGACAGCAACTACGCCGTGATCATCTACGTCAAGGGGCCGCTGTTCTACGCCGAGCTTGAAAACCTGCTGGGCCGCGACAAGTTCCTGGCCGCGCTCCAGCTCTACTTCGAGCGCAACCGCTACCGGGTCGTCGAGCCGAAAGACGTGCTGGACGCCTTCGAGGACGCCACGGGCGAAGACCTGGACGCGATCTTCTACGAGTGGGTGGGCGACTTCCCCGGCCTCGATCCGTCCGTGGTGGAGGCCGCCGCGTCCGCGTCGAGTTAG
- a CDS encoding methyltransferase family protein yields the protein MTNAAPWWKNTRGEYYVIVQVFLFALIAAGPLLDGRQIGPDALRLPALVVGGVLVAIGGLLSLAGLFGLGRNLSVLPHPKDDAEMIQSGAYGLVRHPIYSGLIIAGAGWGIAFRSGITLGLALALFLFFDVKSRREERWLMRKFPGYAAYRQRVHKLIPFVY from the coding sequence ATGACGAACGCGGCCCCGTGGTGGAAGAACACGCGCGGCGAATATTACGTGATCGTGCAGGTATTTCTGTTCGCGCTGATCGCCGCCGGGCCGCTGCTGGACGGCAGGCAGATCGGGCCGGACGCGCTGCGCCTCCCGGCGCTGGTCGTGGGCGGCGTGCTGGTCGCGATCGGCGGGCTGTTGTCGTTGGCGGGCCTGTTTGGGCTGGGGCGCAACCTGTCCGTGCTGCCGCATCCCAAAGATGACGCCGAGATGATCCAGTCTGGCGCGTATGGCCTCGTGCGCCACCCGATCTACAGCGGGCTGATCATCGCGGGGGCGGGCTGGGGGATCGCGTTCCGCAGTGGGATCACGCTCGGCTTGGCGCTGGCGCTGTTCCTGTTCTTCGACGTCAAGTCGCGGCGTGAGGAGCGCTGGCTGATGCGCAAGTTCCCCGGCTACGCGGCCTACCGCCAGCGCGTGCACAAGCTGATCCCGTTCGTCTACTGA
- a CDS encoding low molecular weight protein-tyrosine-phosphatase — MTVRVLFVCLGNICRSPMAEAVFAHLVERAGLDGEIEIDSAGTSSYHIGQRAHRGTRDVLRRNGIDYEGDARQVTPRDFERFDYILAMDSDNLADLRRLMPKDSQAVVKRFLDYADGVKIHDVPDPYYTNRFDDVYALVRQGAEGLLAAIRQDKGL, encoded by the coding sequence ATGACCGTACGCGTATTATTCGTCTGCCTGGGCAACATCTGCCGCTCCCCGATGGCCGAGGCCGTCTTTGCGCATCTGGTGGAACGGGCCGGGCTGGACGGCGAGATCGAGATCGATTCGGCGGGCACAAGCAGCTACCACATCGGCCAGCGCGCCCACCGGGGCACGCGCGACGTGCTGCGGCGCAACGGCATCGACTACGAAGGTGATGCGCGGCAGGTAACCCCGCGCGACTTCGAGCGGTTCGACTACATCCTTGCGATGGACAGCGACAATCTGGCCGACCTGCGCCGCCTGATGCCGAAGGACAGCCAGGCCGTCGTGAAGCGCTTCCTCGATTACGCGGACGGCGTGAAGATCCACGACGTGCCCGACCCGTACTACACCAACCGCTTTGACGACGTGTACGCGCTGGTCCGGCAGGGCGCGGAAGGGCTGCTGGCCGCGATCCGGCAGGACAAGGGGCTGTAA
- a CDS encoding fructosamine kinase family protein: MAAIPAALRDALSTRLGAPVTADEPVYGGDINQAARIEAGGASYFVKWRADAPPAMFPAEAQGLRLLRAPGVIRVPDVIAQGDADGACPAYLVLEWIEIGGGRGGRDGAMEALGEGLARLHRVEADEHGLDHDNFIGRLPQPNSPMMHWGAFYRDRRIGAQVEIARRLGRLPARRADLLARLMARLPDLLDDEISPPSLLHGDLWGGNYLIDADGAPVLIDPAVYYGHREMDLAMTELFGGFSTRFYDAYHAVYPIDPGYEDRRALYQLYYILAHLNLFGEGYGGRVDSIAARYAGRG, translated from the coding sequence GTGGCGGCGATTCCGGCAGCCCTGCGCGACGCGCTCAGCACCCGGCTAGGCGCGCCCGTCACCGCTGACGAGCCGGTCTACGGCGGCGACATCAACCAGGCGGCGCGGATCGAGGCAGGCGGCGCATCCTACTTCGTCAAGTGGCGCGCGGACGCCCCGCCCGCGATGTTCCCCGCCGAGGCGCAGGGATTGCGGCTGCTCCGCGCGCCGGGCGTCATCCGCGTGCCGGACGTGATCGCGCAGGGCGATGCGGACGGCGCGTGCCCGGCCTATCTTGTGCTGGAATGGATCGAGATCGGCGGCGGGCGCGGCGGGCGGGACGGCGCGATGGAGGCCCTGGGCGAAGGCTTGGCCCGGCTGCACCGCGTCGAAGCGGACGAGCACGGCCTGGATCACGATAACTTCATCGGGCGGCTGCCGCAGCCCAACTCTCCGATGATGCACTGGGGCGCGTTCTACCGCGACCGGCGCATCGGCGCGCAGGTCGAAATCGCGCGCAGGTTGGGACGGCTCCCGGCGCGGCGCGCGGATCTGCTGGCGCGGTTGATGGCCCGCCTGCCCGACTTGCTCGACGACGAGATCAGCCCGCCCTCGCTGCTGCACGGCGACCTGTGGGGCGGCAACTACCTCATCGACGCGGACGGCGCACCCGTGCTGATCGACCCGGCGGTGTATTACGGCCACCGCGAGATGGATCTGGCGATGACCGAGTTGTTCGGCGGCTTTTCGACGCGCTTTTACGACGCTTATCATGCGGTCTATCCCATCGATCCCGGCTATGAGGACCGGCGGGCGCTGTATCAGCTTTACTACATCCTGGCCCACCTCAACCTGTTTGGTGAGGGGTACGGCGGGCGCGTCGATTCCATCGCGGCGCGCTACGCCGGGCGAGGCTAA
- the add gene encoding adenosine deaminase, protein MNDLYAPYELSDALAQRLQTMPKVEIHVHLEGATDADTVWDMARRNGVALPAASLDEWRAFYEFRDFNHFIQVYMSAAACMQTVDDFVYMTESFIQRQAQQNVRYCEVFLSASLLLDKVPEDELIDAFIEGARNGEAKYGTHVAFIPDIGRNLPDTRFRVLDFVLKGQAKGAFIGLGLGGAEVGFPPELFVDVYEEAQRQGLHLVAHAGETEGPASIWGALRSLHAERIGHGIRALDDDTLVDYLRGTQIPLEVSPKSNYRLKVVPTDQPHPIRELVDRGVYVTVNSDDPPMFSTRLNDEYLLLAQQGFSWDELWQLNLNGLEATFLDEAGKAAYRAEWAAWAEGVN, encoded by the coding sequence ATGAACGACCTGTATGCACCCTACGAGCTTTCGGACGCGCTGGCGCAGCGGCTCCAGACGATGCCGAAAGTCGAGATTCACGTCCACCTCGAAGGCGCGACGGACGCCGATACCGTGTGGGACATGGCGCGGCGCAACGGTGTAGCGCTGCCCGCCGCCTCCCTGGACGAGTGGCGCGCGTTTTACGAGTTCCGCGACTTCAATCACTTCATCCAGGTCTACATGAGCGCGGCAGCCTGTATGCAGACTGTGGACGATTTCGTTTACATGACTGAGAGCTTCATCCAGCGGCAGGCGCAGCAGAACGTGCGCTACTGCGAGGTGTTCCTCAGCGCGTCACTGCTGCTCGACAAGGTTCCCGAAGACGAGTTGATCGACGCATTTATTGAGGGCGCGCGCAACGGCGAGGCCAAATACGGTACGCACGTCGCCTTCATCCCCGACATCGGGCGCAACCTGCCGGACACACGTTTCCGCGTGCTGGACTTCGTGCTAAAGGGCCAGGCAAAGGGCGCGTTCATCGGCCTGGGACTGGGCGGCGCGGAAGTCGGCTTCCCGCCGGAACTGTTCGTGGACGTGTACGAAGAAGCGCAGCGGCAGGGGCTGCACCTCGTGGCACACGCGGGCGAGACGGAAGGCCCGGCCAGCATCTGGGGTGCGCTGCGCAGCCTGCACGCCGAGCGCATTGGGCACGGCATCCGCGCGCTGGACGACGACACGCTGGTGGACTACCTGCGCGGGACGCAGATCCCGCTGGAAGTGTCGCCAAAGAGCAACTACCGCCTGAAGGTCGTGCCCACCGACCAGCCGCACCCGATCCGCGAACTGGTGGATCGCGGCGTATACGTGACGGTCAACTCGGACGATCCGCCGATGTTCTCCACACGGCTCAACGACGAGTATTTGCTGTTGGCGCAGCAGGGCTTCAGTTGGGACGAGCTGTGGCAGCTCAACCTGAACGGGCTGGAAGCGACGTTTCTGGACGAGGCGGGCAAGGCCGCCTACCGCGCCGAGTGGGCCGCGTGGGCGGAGGGGGTGAACTAA
- a CDS encoding pentapeptide repeat-containing protein: MAAGLPILAIPIYYEIKSSDPDFIRLNVFVLLIVLDLTVISATVKYKYEDRSGLWIFRWFGDLSHEFAGALILSALAFLLITMPEQQAQNLQHKAELIRDLGSSERSVSSHALQEIKVHGWHQDGSLNDAYLFGTDLSGLDLSITVMQRANLGEANLQKTGFWGADLQRAFFIDANLVLSQLGATNLRGALLSYADLEDAELNRSDLRGASLVGANLRGASFLLADLSNVDLTGANLEGVRLDGTTRFDENTILPDGTHWSPDTDMARFTDPSHPAFWYTDHLYTNPNWIDHPPGIG, encoded by the coding sequence ATGGCAGCCGGTTTGCCGATCCTGGCGATCCCGATCTACTACGAGATCAAGAGTTCCGATCCAGACTTCATCCGGCTGAATGTCTTCGTGCTGCTAATCGTGCTCGATCTCACGGTCATCAGCGCGACGGTCAAGTACAAGTACGAGGATAGGTCGGGGCTGTGGATCTTTCGCTGGTTCGGGGACCTTAGCCATGAGTTCGCGGGCGCGCTCATCCTCAGCGCGCTCGCATTTCTGCTCATCACCATGCCCGAACAGCAGGCTCAGAACTTGCAGCACAAGGCCGAGCTGATCCGGGATTTGGGCAGCAGCGAGCGCAGCGTCTCATCCCATGCGCTGCAAGAGATTAAGGTGCACGGCTGGCACCAGGACGGATCGTTGAACGACGCATACCTGTTCGGGACGGATCTCAGCGGACTGGACCTGTCCATCACGGTGATGCAGCGGGCCAATCTGGGCGAGGCAAACCTGCAAAAGACGGGATTCTGGGGCGCGGACCTTCAACGCGCCTTCTTCATCGATGCCAACCTGGTCCTGTCGCAGCTCGGCGCGACGAATCTGCGCGGTGCGCTGCTCTCCTACGCCGATCTCGAAGACGCCGAGCTAAACCGCAGCGATCTTCGTGGCGCATCCCTGGTCGGCGCAAACCTACGCGGCGCAAGCTTCCTGCTGGCAGATCTCTCGAATGTAGACCTGACAGGCGCGAACCTGGAAGGCGTCCGGCTGGACGGCACGACGCGCTTCGACGAAAACACGATCCTCCCGGATGGCACGCACTGGTCGCCCGATACGGACATGGCACGCTTCACGGATCCCAGCCATCCCGCATTCTGGTACACCGACCACCTTTACACTAACCCAAACTGGATCGATCACCCGCCGGGCATCGGGTAG
- a CDS encoding alpha-amylase family glycosyl hydrolase: MTSWPNNPLLYEINAWTWLQTLSEKYDRPVTLADVPDADLDEIAAWPFDAVWLMGVWERSAEGRRIALEHPGLQHEYHQALPDFTPQDVIGSPYSVHRYVVDAHLGGPDALASIRTRLAERGMKLVLDFVPNHTATDHPWLETHPDAYLHGTPQELASREGCYFYGPGASADQIFACGRDPYFPPWTDTAQLNAFDPTLRALAIETLHDIAAQCDGVRCDMGMLMVTRIFTQTWGDRAGHPLAREFWTEVIPAVKAQHADFLFIAEVYWDMEWELQQQGFDYTYDKRLYDRLLTGPAHTIAQHLYADLSYQDRLVRLIENHDEARAQTALGPARHRPAAVLACTLPGATLIHEGQTSGCRIKLPVQLGRRPHEEPDRALEGFYRALLADAALPIYRDGTWCLRNVASAEPGGGSFANLIAYTWQLGDERRVIVINYAPGRSRGRVLLPDFGLEGASWTLREVRDGTTLDAQPGDDLARTGLLVELPGWGAVIWSVE, encoded by the coding sequence GTGACATCCTGGCCCAACAACCCGCTGCTCTACGAGATCAACGCCTGGACCTGGCTCCAGACGCTGTCGGAAAAATATGACCGCCCGGTGACCCTGGCCGACGTGCCCGACGCGGACCTGGACGAGATCGCGGCGTGGCCGTTCGACGCCGTGTGGCTGATGGGCGTGTGGGAGCGCAGCGCCGAGGGCCGCCGCATCGCCCTGGAACACCCCGGCTTGCAGCACGAGTATCACCAAGCCTTGCCCGACTTCACGCCGCAGGACGTGATCGGCTCGCCCTATTCCGTGCACCGCTACGTGGTGGACGCGCACCTGGGCGGCCCAGACGCGCTGGCGTCGATCCGGACGCGGTTGGCCGAGCGCGGCATGAAGCTGGTGCTCGACTTCGTGCCTAACCACACCGCGACCGACCATCCCTGGCTGGAAACACATCCTGACGCCTACCTGCACGGCACACCGCAGGAGTTAGCGTCGCGCGAGGGCTGCTACTTCTACGGGCCGGGAGCCAGCGCGGACCAGATCTTCGCCTGCGGGCGCGATCCCTACTTTCCGCCCTGGACCGACACGGCCCAGCTCAACGCGTTCGATCCCACCCTGCGCGCGCTGGCGATTGAGACGTTGCACGATATCGCTGCACAGTGTGACGGCGTGCGCTGCGACATGGGGATGCTGATGGTCACACGCATTTTCACGCAGACCTGGGGCGACCGTGCCGGACATCCGCTTGCGCGGGAATTCTGGACCGAGGTGATCCCAGCGGTCAAGGCGCAGCATGCGGACTTCCTGTTTATCGCGGAAGTGTACTGGGACATGGAGTGGGAGCTTCAGCAGCAGGGCTTCGACTACACTTACGACAAGCGCCTTTACGACCGACTGCTGACCGGCCCGGCGCACACCATCGCGCAGCACCTCTACGCCGACCTGAGCTACCAGGACCGGCTGGTGCGGCTGATCGAGAACCACGACGAGGCCCGCGCCCAGACCGCGCTCGGTCCGGCGCGGCACCGTCCCGCCGCCGTACTGGCCTGCACACTGCCCGGCGCGACGCTGATCCACGAGGGCCAGACGTCCGGCTGCCGGATCAAGCTGCCGGTGCAGTTGGGCCGCCGCCCGCACGAGGAGCCGGATCGCGCGCTGGAGGGGTTTTATCGCGCGCTGCTGGCCGACGCTGCGCTGCCGATCTACCGCGACGGCACGTGGTGTCTGCGTAACGTCGCGTCTGCCGAACCGGGGGGCGGTTCGTTCGCTAACCTGATCGCGTATACGTGGCAGTTGGGCGACGAGCGCCGCGTGATCGTGATCAACTACGCGCCGGGACGCTCGCGGGGGCGCGTGCTGTTGCCGGACTTCGGGCTGGAGGGCGCGTCGTGGACGCTGCGCGAGGTCCGCGACGGCACGACGCTCGATGCGCAGCCGGGCGACGATCTGGCGCGCACAGGGCTGCTCGTCGAGCTGCCGGGCTGGGGCGCGGTCATCTGGTCGGTGGAGTAG
- the trxB gene encoding thioredoxin-disulfide reductase, protein MKLNLTTSTPNTIPEDPAGEHPVEKLIILGSGPAGLTAALYAARAKLNPLVIGGHEPGGQVSLTYEIENYPGFPEGLSGQALVDLMTRQAEKFGARIKLFSAVSEVDFAHGSPFTIKTDDGNAYRAESVIVTTGATPRHLDIPGERELTGNGVSYCATCDGFFFRDKRVVVVGGGDSAIEEALFLTRFASRVDVVHRRDELRAGQTLQQRAFANEKMHFIWDTVIDEVIGEDGKVTAVRLSNVKTGEETLYPTDGVFIFIGHDPNSDMFKGQLERDDFGYVVTDRLMRTNVEGVFAAGEIQDRVFRQVATSVGQGTAAALTAERWLAGREVPVLAATESAG, encoded by the coding sequence ATGAAGCTGAATCTGACGACTTCGACCCCGAATACGATCCCGGAAGACCCGGCTGGCGAGCATCCGGTCGAGAAGCTGATCATCCTCGGATCCGGCCCGGCGGGGCTGACCGCGGCGCTGTACGCGGCCCGCGCCAAGCTGAATCCGCTGGTGATCGGCGGGCACGAACCGGGCGGTCAGGTGTCGCTGACGTACGAGATCGAGAACTATCCCGGCTTCCCCGAAGGGCTGTCCGGCCAGGCGCTGGTGGACCTGATGACGCGGCAGGCGGAAAAGTTCGGCGCGCGGATCAAGCTGTTCAGCGCGGTGAGCGAGGTCGATTTCGCGCACGGGTCGCCGTTTACGATCAAGACCGACGACGGCAACGCGTACCGCGCCGAATCCGTGATCGTGACCACAGGCGCGACGCCGCGCCACCTGGACATCCCCGGCGAACGTGAGCTGACCGGCAATGGCGTCAGCTACTGCGCGACCTGCGACGGCTTCTTCTTCCGCGACAAGCGCGTGGTGGTCGTCGGCGGCGGCGACAGCGCGATCGAAGAGGCGCTGTTCCTGACGCGCTTCGCCAGCCGCGTGGACGTGGTGCACCGCCGTGACGAGCTGCGCGCGGGCCAGACCCTGCAGCAGCGCGCCTTCGCCAACGAGAAGATGCACTTCATCTGGGACACGGTGATCGACGAAGTGATCGGTGAAGACGGCAAAGTGACTGCCGTGCGCCTGAGCAATGTCAAGACCGGCGAGGAAACACTGTATCCCACCGATGGTGTTTTCATCTTCATCGGCCACGATCCCAACAGCGACATGTTCAAGGGCCAACTGGAACGCGACGACTTCGGTTACGTCGTCACGGACAGGCTGATGCGTACCAACGTCGAGGGCGTCTTCGCGGCGGGCGAGATCCAGGATCGCGTCTTCCGGCAGGTGGCGACCTCGGTGGGCCAGGGAACTGCCGCCGCGCTCACCGCCGAGCGGTGGCTGGCCGGGCGCGAAGTGCCCGTGCTGGCGGCGACCGAAAGCGCCGGATAA
- a CDS encoding amino acid ABC transporter ATP-binding protein, which produces MTTDFPVAGEPIIKIRSVHKRFHTLRGTVHALNNVSLDVKPGEVVVIVGPSGSGKSTLLRCINRLETVDGGSIVVDGIPLSGTRNINRIRTEVGMVFQQFNLFPDRTALGNILLAQRVVRRRKRSDATARAHDLLAKVGIPDKADAYPAQLSGGQQQRVAIARALAMDPKIMLFDEPTSALDPEMIKEVLDVMMQLAKEGMTMVVVSHEMGFARAAADRAVFMDEGRIVEEDTPDVIFTNPSHERTKLFLSKIL; this is translated from the coding sequence ATGACCACGGACTTCCCTGTTGCTGGTGAACCCATTATCAAGATTCGGAGCGTGCACAAGCGCTTCCATACGCTGCGTGGCACGGTTCACGCGCTGAACAACGTCAGCCTCGACGTGAAGCCGGGCGAAGTGGTGGTGATCGTCGGGCCGAGCGGCTCCGGCAAAAGCACCCTGCTGCGCTGCATCAACCGCCTGGAGACGGTCGATGGCGGCAGCATCGTCGTGGACGGCATCCCGCTGAGCGGCACGCGCAACATCAACCGCATCCGTACCGAAGTGGGCATGGTGTTCCAGCAGTTCAACCTGTTCCCAGACCGCACGGCGCTGGGTAACATCCTGCTGGCGCAGCGTGTCGTGCGCAGGCGCAAGCGCAGCGACGCGACGGCCCGCGCGCATGACCTGCTGGCGAAGGTGGGCATTCCCGACAAGGCCGACGCCTATCCTGCGCAGTTGTCGGGCGGGCAGCAGCAGCGTGTCGCCATCGCGCGGGCGCTGGCAATGGACCCCAAGATCATGCTGTTCGACGAGCCGACCTCGGCGCTGGACCCGGAGATGATCAAAGAAGTGCTCGACGTGATGATGCAGCTCGCCAAAGAAGGCATGACGATGGTCGTCGTGTCGCACGAGATGGGCTTCGCCCGCGCGGCGGCGGATCGTGCCGTGTTCATGGACGAGGGCCGCATCGTCGAAGAGGACACGCCGGATGTGATCTTCACCAACCCGTCGCACGAGCGCACCAAGCTGTTCCTGAGCAAGATCCTGTAG